CCATGGGAGGGACAGAGCAGGGGCCAGAACTGTCGTAGAAGACACAGagcacgggacttccctggtggcgcagtggttaagaatccgcctgccactgcaggggacacgggttcaagccctggtccgggaagatctcacatgccacggagcaactaagcccgtgcgccacaactactgagcccctgtatgccacaactactgaagcccgcgcacctagagcccgttctccgcgacaaagacaagccaccgccgagaagcccacgcaccgcaacatagagtagcccccgctcgccgtaactagagaaagcccgcacacagcaacgaagaccgaacgcagccaaacagaaaaataaataaatgtatgtataaataaataaataataatacttaaaaaaaaaaaaacaagacatggAGCAGGAGGAAACGCGGGACCTGAGCTGGGGAAGGACGTTCCTAAAAGTGAAGTGTTCTAGGTTGAACTGTGTGTCCCCCTGCCCCACAACCCCCTAAAAAAGCTCTGTCCAAGGCCCAGTCCCTAGTACCTGCGAATGTGACCTGTTTGGAAATGGGGTCtatgcagatgtaattaagtcaGGGATCTCCAGATGAGATCAGTCTGGATTtatggtgggccctaaatccaatgactgttGTCCTTGTAAGAGAAAGGACACAGGTCCTTCTCTGGGACACGGAGggagaggccatgtgaagacCGAGGCGGAGGGTGGAGTGATGCTGCACAAGCCAAGAACACCATCagcccagaagctggaagaggtgggAAAGAGCCGCCTctggagcctttggagggagcatggccctgctgacaccttgatttcagacttctggtctacAGAACTGCGATAGaatcatttctgttgttttaagccaccagttGGTAGTAATTGGTGACGGCAGTCCCCAAAAACTAATATACAGAGGCTTAGAGAGAGAAGTGAGGGTGGCAGGAGGGCAAAGGGGCCCATGCCCATGGCCCTCTCCCTAGAGGGAGGACCCCCTGCCCCATAGATGTTGGGCACATATGGAACGGGCCGTCAACCATTAACATTGTGAGAAAGAAGAGGTTAAAAGttggttcagggacttccctggcggtccagtagttaagacttcgccttccaatgcagtgggtgcgtgttcaatccctggttggggagctaagatcccacatgcctcatggtcaaaaacaaaagcataaaacagaagcaatatattgtaacaaattcaataaagactttgaaaatggtccacatcaaaaaaaaaaaaaaaatctttaaaaaaacaagctgGTTCAATCTGAAGAGCCCAGGTGGGCAGGGCCTCAGTCTACCCTCAATCTCCTTCCCAGCTCAGCAGAGCTCACAGAGCCATAGACACTCCCAAGGAAAATTGAGGATGGAACACAGTCCGGTCCCCGCCAGAATGGAGAGCCTCCACAAAGTTCTCGGCAGCTGCAAAAGCAGATGCTGGCCCCGAGCCCTGGTGTCAGCAGAAGCTCACAGTCGGCTTCCTGTTGGCTGTTCTTGCTGGGCAGCAGGTGGGGCCCCAGGGCAGTTGTGTACCAGGGTCCTAAGGAGGGCTGTGGGGGTCAGTAGGGCAAGgcgggtgtgtggggaggggtccCATTGCACACACATGGCCTGCGAGGATACACACTGACCCCGTCACCTTACTCTGTAGGCTTTTTGGAAGATGCATCCCCCAGGCCTCCGATCAACACTGCTGAACAGGCAGCAATTGGGAacctctattattattattaattaaggTCCATttacgttagggttcactctttctGTTGTACATTCAATGGGCTTTGACAAATGCAATTATACTCACTGTTACAGCATCATACAGAAAAGTTTCATCGCCCTCAACCTCCCTGTGCTCCACCcatctatccctccccctttccctcttttcttagATGTGGAAATAAAGTGAGAGGGATCAATGACTCGCCCAGGGTTGCAGAGCATAACAGGGTCTCAGGCGCATCTCTTGCCCCCCAAGCCCAGTCCACCACCCTGCCCCCCCCATTTCTCCCACACTCTCCAGGACATGCCAGAACTTTCCATGCCTTTACCTTCTCCCTTGATAGTTtttggccacacacacacacacacacacacacacacacgcacgcacgcacccACCCTGGCCACCTGCACCTCCGCACGACTCACCGGGAGGCCTTGTTTGACATCCAGCAGCAGTGTATGTACCTCCTCCAGGTACTTCCAGGATGGATGGCCCTCGAGCAGCACCTCCTGCACCCACTCAGTAGCACTGAGACTCACCAAGACCCACAGATACCGCAGCTCCTGTTGGCTCACCCGGGCCCTCTGCTGCAGGGACAGGAGAAATTATTGAAACCCCAGACAGGAGCCTCTGGGCCTGCCCCCCACAGCTCTGACCGCCCCCCACATTTGCCCTGCACAGGGGGCAGACCCCGGGCATCCACTGTGGATGGGATGGGAGGGGCACCTGGGGCCTAAGCCAAGGGCAGGCTTGCTTGAGGGGCCAGGAAAGACCCCTGGCaacaggatcttcccagaccaatgTGCCTCCAGGCAGGGCCCACAGGATGTCCCAGGAGGCAGGGGCCTCCCCATTCCAGAGCGGGGATTCTCACCAGCCTGGTGACGTTGGCCATTCGGAGTACCCCCTCATAAGGCACACTGACCCTGTAGTTGATGGGGAAGTAGTGTTTCTGGGGAGATACAAGAACAAAGGATGAGATCAGAGTCAGAAATGGCTCAGACTCCCCCAACCTCGGAGAATAATTTGATGCAGGACCGGCCCTTGATGGCAGCGGTGGTCCTCTACAGAAAACATGTGCTTGGCTCCCAGTTGGGATAAAGACAGCTCTTTCCTCTGGGACACAGGGAaggtgaaacaaaacaaaacatgttaagGCATAAGTCTCGGGCCAAAATGTAGGATGAGAAGCTTACTACTCCTAGAGAATCATATGCTTTAGGAGGGGTGAGGAAAATGACTTTAAAAGATTGCTCTAAAACTtatcatggtgatggtttcatgactttgcaaatatactaaaagccatagaAATGTACACTTGAACAGGTGaggtgtgtgtggtatgtgaactatatctcaaaaaagctgttaaaaaaaataaaagacctacAGAGCCACATGCGATGTGGTCCACCCtataaaaagaatcaaacattCTAATTTCTAGGTCCTTATCTCCCCTGCTAAATAGTGCCTGGGGTTCCCCCAAGGTTTCCTGGAATCCATTCCTGAGTCACTGGGTGAGTGCCACGTGGAGGTGGGATCAAAGGTCAGATCAGATAGGAGGGTTGGAGGCCCCAGGGATGGATGGCAGGAGCAGGGACAGGAAGTGCAGATGAGGCACATGGGTGTGTGTCAGGGAGAAGGGAGCCATGgcaggcacaggcctgacacaaGTCCAAGGAGAGGGACTGAATTTCCAGGTCCTTACGTCCCATGAGCCACAGGGCTTTGGAAGAGGGACACAACGAGTGCCCACGTGGTTACCATGTACTGAAGGCGGTTCCGGTACTGCAGCTTGTCACGCAGAAAGCCAGTGATGGCACACTCCTCGCTCCGGGTTAAAGGCCACACCTCCAAACCCTCGTTCCCCAAGGCCATGCCCAGGAGGATCCCGAGATCTGTGGACCACACACAACAACACGTGAGCCACCTGCGTGGCTCCCACACTGCCCGGGTACGCAGAGCTGTGCACACGACCTCCCTTTTCCCAGTCACAAGTCCTCTCGGaagggtcggggtggggggcgcaGGGTCCCAAGGAGGCCTTCCCAGAGCCAGGAATACTCTCCCTGGGGTCCGGGCTGCAGGACAGCAATGCAGGCAAGCATGAACCGTCCAGCccagccacctcccaccccaggctggCAAAGCCCCCCAGGAGCCATGCCCTGGGATTGGTCTCCAGTCTCCTTCCCACTCCCGCCCCAGGGGGCAGGCACAGCCTCCTTTCCATGGCAACCCCTGCCCCTCATCTAGAGGCTACGAGTTTTCAAAGCCTTTCGCTGCATTTTCCATCCAGAGACCTTGACATGCCTCTTAATTAGAGGTACCAGCAGGTTTGTAGCAGCCCTTCCAGTCTGGTCTTTCCGGGATGCTGAGCGAACCTCACTCAGGCTGTTTCTCTTCCCCGCTAACAAACGATCCAAACATTACCAGCCTTCACCACTGCAGGTCACTGTGACTTTAAAAACAGTGTGATTTCTGTGTAACTGAACAGACTTACAAAAATTATCTGAGAGAATTTGCAACAAACGTGAACAAGGGTTAAGTTGATGggagcagaaaaaacaaaatatagacGGGCAAGAGATGTATCTGAAACTCAACTTCGCTAATAAATTCACGTCAAAACAATCGATACGTTTCACCTATCAAATGGaaagacttttttgttgttgttgctgttgttttattttaataacatttgctGCTGGCAAAATAGTGAGGCAGATGCTCTCAtcctggaaagcaatttggcaatttTTGTTATTAATGGACTTAATGCCCACACACTTCGACCCACTAAGCTTTAAAATTGTCCACACCCTTTGACCCATTAAACTCATTTCTAGGAATAAatgtgaaggagaagaaaagagagacatAACTGAAAGATCTGTGGACCAAGTCTTCCTTTGCAGTATTATTTTGTAATAGTGAACATCTGTAAGTGGCCTAGATGTGCAATAATAACGAATGTAGCCAATAAAAATCACATTGCCAAAGGATACTTAGGATATGATTATATgataagaaaaatacttttgatGTGCttagcaaagttttaaaaagcatgatTCAACACACTGTATCTGGGTATAAAGCATGACTTGAATTTTgttaattatgtatatatgtgcatagaaAATGCAATGGAAAGAAATGCACCAAATCTCTATGGGagatttttatgttctttatattttttaggaTATATTTTACATTCTATAATTAGTATCTATTATTGTTATAGTcaaaagcagtatttttttttccttttctccctcttccttccttcctcccttccgtcctcctccttctctctctctctctctctttttctctttcttccatttttccccCCAGATAGCCAGGCAGGCTGAGTCACCTCTTTGATTTGCCCCTGGTTGTGAGCAGCAACTACTGACTGGACTTTCTGCCCTCACTTCCCTGGCACTTAGGGAGACTTTTGTTCTTAAACCCTCACGGGCCTGAGCCTGCTGACACTCACTTTCCCACCCACTTCTCGGTGCTGCTGCCATGCCTGTGCCCCTGCTGGGCCAGAAGCTCAGGTTCACTCAAGCCCATGCCCCTTATGGCCTGCAGCCCACCAGCCCTTCCCCTCATAGAAGTCTGACACCACATTTTTTGCAAACTTACAATCCATCTTGtacttcctctgtctctctcttcccataTTCTCAACCCAATATCTGGACAAGGGAACAGATAAACCAGTGTTCCTGCTTGCTTTCTCCCTTGTCTCTACATCATTAACACTCTCAGCTTGGCACCCCTGCTGGTCAGgatcattcctgcctcagggtttAGGCTCACACATTGCCCCTGCCCTGGGTATCCTCTCACACGACAGACCCCTTCCAAGGTCTCACCaagactccttccctccccagaggctCCCCTGCCTACGCCAGCCACCAACCCCTGTCACTAGCACCATCTGTCCAATTCactcattgtctttttttttttttttggctgctttgggtcttcattgctgtgtgtgggctttctctagttgcagtgagtgggggctactcttcattgtggtgcgcgggcttctcattgcagtggcttctcttgttgcggagcatgggctctaggcgcgcgggcttcagtagttgcggcacgtgggctcagtagttgtggctcatggactcttagagcgcaggctcagcagttgtggcgcacgggcttagttccgccgcggcatgtgggatttccgggaccagggctcgaaactgtgtcccctgaattggcaggtggattcttaaccaccgcgccaccagggaagcccctcactcaCTGCCTTGACCAGACAACGCAGCAGCCAGTGTGTGAATGCACAGCACTGTGAACCACAGCAAGGACGTGTTACTCAGCACTTTGGCGTTCACGTCAAGCAGGGAACCGGGATCAGGCATCTGGGTCTCCTGTAGAAGCTGGTAATGGCTCACCCAGGGTATTTGATTGAGCAGGTATGAGGTAGTGGCGGGGGGAGTGcagagaatctgcatttccaacaagtcCTGAAGTAaaactgatgctgctggtctggggaccgcACTTGGCAGAAAGTGACAGTTTACAAAGTGGTGTCCTTAGGGCCACATCCTGGTTCacagagatttcacataaaaatccaaatttccatattttctttaaaaatcagtatcCCTGTCCACACTGAGTCTTCTTTCCAATGTGGCAGTCACCCTGTGGCTGCCCACTCCACCCCAAGTCCTACCCCACCTGCCCTCATCTGATTCCCAGTCTGGAGCCTTTGGGGGCCTGGCCACTAGCCTCGTAGCAGAGACTTACAGAGCCTCCGTGCTTCCCAGCCTGGCACACACGGGTTGCCCCAGAAACTCTGTCCATAGATGATCTGCCTTCTCCCAAACTTAGACCTCCTCCAAGTCTGCAGCCCAACTACCATTCCCAGTTTTAAGCTCCCTTCCTGTTGCCTCCACTCCGAAAAACAGGCCACAAACAGGTAACTAGACAGGGACAGCACAGCTGTAGCCTCACGTACCCTCTGCACTCTGAAAGCCCCACAGCTAGTGCAACCCTGGTTGGGAGGCCCGCCGTGCCCCGCTATTTCCACAGTTAAGAGGCCTGTaagacagaagaggagactgaagaaagagtAACATCCTGTGCGCAATGACAAATGGGGCTTGTCCACCACCCCCATatctgtgcctgtgtgtgtaaATACCCCCAAATTTATGTTCACCAAGAACCTCAGATGcaaccttatttggagatagggtctttgcaaatgtTATTAAGAATCTCCAGATGAAATCCTCTTgaatttagggtgggccctaaattcagtgaccggtgtccttataagaagaggaaaggacACAGTGACACATGTAAGGAAAGACCATTCACGTGGCCTTCGCAGATGAAGgcagattggagtgatgcagccacaagccaaggaatgccagaagccaccagaagctggaagaggcaagaaggatcctcccctaaagccttcagagggagcataaCCTTGacaacttgatttcagacttctgacctccaaagctgTGACAGAATACATTTCTGCCGTTTTAAGCCAAGATTGTGGCAATCTGTTACGGCAGCCACTCCTTTTCCAGCACCCCAGCCCCGCTCTGAGCCCCTGATcctcagccctccctccccctcaccccacgGCCAGTCCTTGCCAATCCTGCGCTCTGCTTTCATGAGCTTTGTCCCCTCTGCCAGGCCTCTTCATTCTCACTTCCATCTCCAGAAGGAACCCTCATCACCTCATCACATCCTGCCCAGGAGGTTGTAACAGCAACTCCCCAAAGCACGGCCAGATTGATCGCTCGAAAGCAGAGTAACTCTCAATCTCAGCTCCCACGCCCAGGTCACAGACCTTCCAGGGCTCCCTGTTACCTCATGAATTAGCCACTCTTCACCCTGGCTTTCAAGGCCTCAGCCACCTGAGCCCACACCAGCTTTCCAGCCTGGCCTCtcacgctctcactgctgagccTTTGCTCCGCTGCTCCCTCTCCATGGAAGGAACACCGtcctcacctccccacccacctctgaGACCATTTCAAGTGGCACCTCGCCGTGCTGTTTCTCCTGCTCGCCCTGCTCCTCAGGACTTGGAAGATTCCAGAACACTGGGTCTGGGTCCTTCCACCTGTTCTGAACATCCAGACCCTTTGCAGTACCCTCCACAAGGGCCAGGGTGGACCCAGCTCCTCTGAGAATCCCTCACAGGGTCAGACCCTGGACCTCATGCAAGTGGCACACAGTTCCTAGCACCTAACTCCATGCCAGGTGTTAGAGAGACACACACGAGATAGCCCAGGTCCTTGTCGCCATGGCAGTGTCTCTCCAGTGGGCATGTGGGCGgcaccagaaaaaaatatgttgaatttaaGTCAATTATATTGAATCTTGGAGTCTGAAGGGAGCTTGGTCTGGCCTCCCACCAGCAGGCAGGCCTGAGAGACTTGtcgattctttttcttttctgtcctcatttcaactatttttcttttccccaaggacactgttctctttctgccttttgaTTTAGTTCTTGATGgagggaaaggcagagggagcaggtTGCACTTCTCCCATGTGTCAAGGGGCCCAGGCAACTTCACAAGTCCCCACCGCCAGCTGGTCACGCCCAGGAAGGCCAGAAATCATCTCTCTGCCACCTCCATCCCCACCGTACTCCTCAATGAGCACCAATGAGTCTGAGCAGGTGAGACGCAGCCTCCTACCCCCAGCACCTGCCCTGTCCCTGTGACCCACTGACTGTGCCCACCCAGCCTAAGGCTCATACCCACCATGCCCATCTGAGCTGCAGTCAGCTGGAGACAGGGCAGACGGCGTGCGAGTCCCCAAGGGTGCCTGCCATTAAGCTGGGAAGCATCTCAACTTCTCACCAGGAAGAATGCCCTGGTTGCCATGGTTACAAAGCCTGGCTCTGGGCCAAGCTCTCCCTGGGCagtccccacacacacccccccccccccccagtactCACAGCGCAGCCAGGCGAATCCCCGGGGCATGGTGGTACGCTGGGTCTCCCAGAGAGCAGAGGTGGTATCCCCAGCAATGTGTCTATCCACAGAGGCCTGAGTGGGGCCTACATGGCCTCGGGTCAGCAAAGGTGGCCCAAAGTCGAGGAAGGACTAGCCACGGAGGAGTGGCCCAGCAGGAGGTGGCAGGTGCTCCTGGGCAGGGCTCACCCTTATCTGCCTGGCAGTGCAGAGGGCAGCCGCGGGGCGGTGGCTCTGAGTCCCATGGCAGCCAAGACCTGGCCTGAAACGGCTgcctcggggtcttccttccaagCAGGAGGAGAGAGTCCCCAGCAGGCCCCTCGGAATCTGAGGCTGGGTTGTGCTTTCTCTGATTTCTCTGTCTGCAGCTGCTCAGTGTGAAATCTGGctctggaaagagaaaggaggagagaaactgATTATGTAAGAGTGGTGCTGCCACTCAGCCATCAGCCACAGGCGCACAGAGCCTACTGTGC
Above is a window of Phocoena sinus isolate mPhoSin1 chromosome 19, mPhoSin1.pri, whole genome shotgun sequence DNA encoding:
- the IL34 gene encoding interleukin-34; the encoded protein is MPRGFAWLRYLGILLGMALGNEGLEVWPLTRSEECAITGFLRDKLQYRNRLQYMKHYFPINYRVSVPYEGVLRMANVTRLQRARVSQQELRYLWVLVSLSATEWVQEVLLEGHPSWKYLEEVHTLLLDVKQGLPGVEVSPQVEAVLSLLSAPGSLKPVRPKALLDNCLRVMELLYCSCCKQSPVLNWQDCEVPRPQPHGLEPSSQCVAAQLYPLRQQSPASLPHPPASTAGAPAQ